The genome window ttttcttctaccCTAAATTTTAGCAATGATTTTCACCGAAAAATCTCGGTTTTAGCTTCTCTAAATGAGgctaaaaacaaataatttatCGAGGATTATAGAGATTTTTATTCAGCAATAGCAGCTCACATTGACACTTGTTATTTTTTGCTTGCAAGCTCTTTCAATGCGATTACAATGATATCACGGAacttacttgaaaaattttcagtctTTCTGTCAATTGATTGCATCGGTCCGTAAGATTTTCCATTCTGTGATGAAGCGCCCCAACATTCTTGTCGTAATTAGCGAGTACTTTCAGATATTCCGCCTCAGATTTCGAGCTGAACGACACGTTCAATCGAAAAATACTCgatcactttttttatttttaaaatatatgaTTTGAGCGTTGTTAATAAAAACAGTATCAATGTTTTACCGTCGTTTGTATAAATCTCGCTCCTTCCTCATGTTTTCTGATCGTAATGTAACGTTGAGATATTTCTCATTCAAACCGATCTCAACTTTCAGTAGCTCAATGACTTCGTCTTCATCTTCGTGAATTTTGATGATTTTCTCTTTTGATTTATCTCTGTGTGCAAATAATCACAAATTGTAATATATAAAACATGAAATCGACGcattttcgaaagaaaaatatcaatcaaacgttgaaaaatgaaaagttgaaagaaagttttctttataatataatcttTATTCGATTCATTGTTATATTCATTGATGATGCCTCAATTACGTGTACAATGAACTCTCACATTTGTCAAATTAGCTCTGCAGCATGATGAGCccttattttttcaagattcgaATTTTCGACTTCGATTTCCGCCAAAATGAGACCAGCGGTACGTTCGTGTTCTGATCTTGCTTCCCCGAGAGCTGACTTTATAGCTGAGTCATGAAAAGAGTTTGATTTTAATGAAGCTCATTTTTACTTTCAGGCGCAATATGCGACTACGAATTTTGATTGACTAACCAGCTACTCTGCTCACCTTCCATTTCGGATTGAGCTTCCTTGAGATTTGCCATTGAAGATTGGAGCCTTTTTTGGCTCTGACGTTTTTCATACGGCTTCGTTTTCATACGTATATTCACGATATCACTGAACGATATTAGATGCTTCTTCAAATCTGCTATCGAATTGAAACCTTTTTGGTGGGAGTTCCGATCATCGGCAGTCCTTACAGCTGATTCATTTTCAAGCGCAACTTCAAGTGCGCTCATCAAATCCAACAATACTCTAAACATACGATAAACGCAGGCAATTTCGAATTCCATTGTTCAATCGTAATGAAGTGATAATAAATACGAAATCGAGGAAATGAATTAATTTAGTTCGGTAATGGCTCGTTGTACACAGAAGAGGATTTGAGACCGATGGTTGCTATGAGAACTACACAGCGAGTGTCCAAGAATCGATAGAGAAGCAGCTTGATATGTATagtataaatttgaatttcggcGGTCaaatttccattcgaaaagtTCAAtgccgaaaagaaaaaaatgccttttttcagacttgtttttgcttcctcatcaaGGAAGCTTTGTGaggatgaacattttttttccagttttcaatgtcaatgtgctcaaaatgttccaaaacatcgaaaaatcgcgcgcgcgcgcgcgtgtgtgtgtgtgttatggcactgcaaaattcaaacgcttataactcggaaacggtttgaaatacagggctaccgttttgcacagatgttaatctatacaatctcttcattctctgataattttgtcagaatgtgtaaaaaattacgaatttgacgacgttttgaaattttatataaaaagggtgtcgacgctctaactttcgaaaattttaagatttattaataattttgttttttataaatagactatcataataggaaggttggtattgaatttggagaatatcggttgagcggtttaaattttatggcattttgaattttacgaaaatatgagtttttcaaaaaatcgtctaaccacttcaatttttggaaattttgtaagattttgtgtataagtctgtatttcctctatactttccagcaaagttgtcggaattttcttcaatttcaatgtaaatagaaaaacgatgaaaattgaaagttgcaaactgtttttttttatggctcgtcatttagttttttttttatgaatttaaacaaagagatcaattaaagttcgtaaaagaaggtagagaaaatacattatctccttgtatacaaaaaaaatgctgcaaataaaaatttgcaaattgcttcctcaagatggtcaagatgcacgatgctcgaagcttcctctatgagg of Venturia canescens isolate UGA chromosome 6, ASM1945775v1, whole genome shotgun sequence contains these proteins:
- the LOC122412630 gene encoding uncharacterized protein isoform X1; its protein translation is MEFEIACVYRMFRVLLDLMSALEVALENESAVRTADDRNSHQKGFNSIADLKKHLISFSDIVNIRMKTKPYEKRQSQKRLQSSMANLKEAQSEMEAIKSALGEARSEHERTAGLILAEIEVENSNLEKIRAHHAAELI